Part of the Haloarchaeobius litoreus genome is shown below.
CGGTCCGGCGCGGCCAGGTCCGCTACATCGGTGGGTCGTCGATGTGGGCCCACCAGTTCGCCGAGTCCCTGCACACGGCGGACAGGCTCGGCACGGAGCGGTTCGTCACCATGCAGGACCACTACAACCTGCTCTACCGCGAGGAGGAGCGCGAGATGCTCCCCCTCTGTGCGAAGGAGAACGTCGGCGTCATCCCGTGGTCACCGCTGGCCAGGGGCTACCTCGCCCGGCCGCACGAGGAGTTCGACGCGACGGAACGGGGCGAGAGCGACCAGTTCGCCCGCGAGCATCCCTACTTCGAGGGTGGCGGGAAGGAGATCAACGAGCGCGTACAGGAGCTCGCCGCCGAACACGGCGTGACGATGGCCCAGATCGCCCTCGCGTGGCTGTTCTCGAAGGACGTCGTCGACGCGCCAATCGTCGGCACGACCACCATCGAACACCTGGAGCAGGCCGTCGAGGCGCTCGACATCGACCTCAGCCACTCCGACGTCGCGTGGCTGGAGGAGCCGTACGAGCCGGTCCAGGTCTCCGGCCACGAGTGACCGAGCGAGCTATTCGAACTCCCCGGCCACCTCCCGAACCGTCTCGTACTCGTCGTCGCTGTAGGCGATGAACCGTACGTCTGTCAGGCTGGTCGGCTCCCACGCGGCCAGCTCCTCGCAGATGATGCGTGCGCCCTCACGGAGGTCGAAGCCCGCGACGCCGCAGCCGAGCGCCGGGATCACGAGCGACTCACAGCCGCGTGCCTCCGCTGCGGAGAGCGCGTTCCGGGTCGCGTCGCGGATGCTCTGCTCGGTCGCCTTCCCGTCGCCGTAGTGCGGCATCGCGGCGGCGTGGACGACGTAGTCTGCGTCGAGGTCGAACGCGTCGGTGACGGCGCACTCGCCGAGGTCGACCGGCCCCT
Proteins encoded:
- a CDS encoding macro domain-containing protein — its product is MQFTVVQGDIAAQSADALVNAAGTSLRMGSGVAGALRRGAGTGINEAAMAKGPVDLGECAVTDAFDLDADYVVHAAAMPHYGDGKATEQSIRDATRNALSAAEARGCESLVIPALGCGVAGFDLREGARIICEELAAWEPTSLTDVRFIAYSDDEYETVREVAGEFE
- a CDS encoding aldo/keto reductase gives rise to the protein MEYTTLGDTGLEVSRICLGCMSFGDPDWRGWVLDEDEGKELVDRALDLGINFFDTANMYSVGESERILGEALDGQRDEAVVATKGYFQMDEDDPNSGGLSRKAIEQELQNSLDRLGMDTVDLYQIHRWDYDTPIETTLRALDDAVRRGQVRYIGGSSMWAHQFAESLHTADRLGTERFVTMQDHYNLLYREEEREMLPLCAKENVGVIPWSPLARGYLARPHEEFDATERGESDQFAREHPYFEGGGKEINERVQELAAEHGVTMAQIALAWLFSKDVVDAPIVGTTTIEHLEQAVEALDIDLSHSDVAWLEEPYEPVQVSGHE